CGGACGGTTCCACCGCCCTGGCCGCTCTGGTCGGCTTCCTGGTGTACAGCAACGTCCTCAAGGCGTTCCCCGTCACCGAGGCGAAGGTCCAGGCAGGCGCGGACATAGCCGCCACCTACAACAATCCCGGTGTTCTCGGCGGCATCCTGATGGGTCTGCTGTCGGCCACGCTGTGGCAGCGCTTCCACCGCAAGAAGCTGGTGGACTGGCTCGGCTTCTTCAACGGCCGCCGCCTGGTCCCGATCATCATGGCCTTCGTCGGCACCGCGATGGGTGTCCTCTTCGGGCTGATCTGGAAGCCGATCGGCGAGGGCATCTCCGACTTCGGCGAGTGGATCACCGGTCTGGGCGCGGGCGGTGCCGGCCTCTTCGGCCTGATCAACCGTGGTCTGCTGCCGGTCGGCATGCACCAGTTCGTCAACACCGTCTCCTGGTTCCAGATCGGCGACTTCAAGAACGCGGCCGGCGATGTCGTGCACGGCGACCTCAACCGCTTCTTCGCGGGTGACCCCACCGCCGGTCAGTTCATGTCCGGCTTCTTCCCGATCATGATGTTCGGCCTGCCGGCCGCCGCCATCGCCATCGCGCACTCCGCTCACCCCGATCGCCGCAAGGCCGTGATGGGCATGATGATCTCGCTGGCCCTGACCTCGTTCGTCACCGGTGTGACGGAGCCGATCGAGTTCGCGTTCATGTTCATCGCCCCGCTGCTGTACGTGATCCACGCGGTGCTGACCGCCGTGTCCATGGCGGTCACCTGGGCGCTCGGTGTGCACGCCGGCTTCACCTTCTCCGCCGGCTTCATCGACTACGCCCTGAATTGGAACCTGGCGACCAAGCCCTGGCTGATCATCCCGATCGGACTGGTCTTCGCGGCGATCTACTACGTGACCTTCCGCTTCGCCATCACCAAGTTCAACCTCCCCACCCCGGGCCGCGAGCCCGAGGAGGAGGTCGAGGACCTCACCAAGGCGTGAGTGTCCGCAGGACGTGAGGAGGCCCCCCGAGCCGTCAGGCCGGGGGGCCTCCTTCTCATGTCCGTCTTCTCATGTCCGTCAGATCATGCTTCTCATGTCCGTCAGATCTCGTACACCGCTCCCGGCGCCGCCAGTTCCACCGGCCCGTCGTAGACCGCGCGGGCGTCGGCGAGGTTGATCTGCGGGTCGGTCCACGGGGGGACGTGGGTGAGGACCAGGCGGCGGGCGCCGGCGCGGGTGGCGGACTCGCCGGCCTCGCGGCCGTTGAGGTGGAGGTCGGGGATGTTCTCCTTGCCGTCCGTGAAGGCGGCCTCGCACAGGAACAGGTCGGCGTCCCGGGCCAGTTCGTCCAGGGCCTCGCTGACGCCGGTGTCACCGGAGTACGTGAGGGACCGGCCGCCGTGCTCCAGGCGGATGGCGTACGCCTCCACCGGGTGGGCCACCCGCTCGGTGTGCACGGTGAAGGGGCCGATCTCGGACGTGCCCGGCTTGACCGTGTGGAAGTCGAAGACCTCGCTCATGGAGGAGGCCGAGGGGGTGTCGGCGTAGGCCGTGGTCAGCCGGTGCTCGGTGCCCTCGGGGCCGTGGACCGGCAGCGGGGCGCAGCGTCCGCCGTCGTACCGGTAGTAGCGGGCCACGAAGTAGGCGCACATGTCGATGCAGTGGTCGGCGTGCAGATGGCTCAGGAAGATCGCGTCGAGGTCGTAGAGACCGCAGTGGCGCTGCAGTTCGCCGAGGGCGCCGTTGCCCATGTCGAGGAGCAGCCGGAAGCCGTCGGCCTCTACGAGGTAGCTCGAACAGGCCGATTCCGCGGACGGGAACGACCCCGAGCAGCCGACGACGGTGAGCTTCATGGAGCAGAAACCTCCGCTGGCGGGTGGATACAGAAGGTGACGGGGGTCGTGCGGTCCGTCGAGAGTACGGCGCGCGACGGCCGGTCGCTCCTTTGCACAGGTGGGTTGTGGGCGAACTCACCTGTGGTGTCACCGGTTCGGCTGGACGTGGGGCGCACGAGGTGTGGAAGAGGGCGCGCAGGGACGCTCGCGCGCCGGTAACGTCGTTCTCATGGACACGTCCTGGTGGCTGGCGCTCGCGGCGGTGGTGCTGCTCGCGCTCGTCGCCACGCTCGTCGACGGGTGGGGCCGGGGGCGCCGGCCCGCGGGGCGCAGGTCGCGTCCGCCGGCGCGGCCGAGGGGCCGGGAGGACCGGGGTGCGCCCGCGCGTCCGCGCCCGGCGGAGATCTGGTGGGCGAACGTGCCCTACGAGGACGGCCCCGGGGCGAAGGACCGGCCCTGCCTGGTGCTGTCCGTGCACGGCAAGCGCGCCCGGGTCGCCAAGATCACCAGCCGGTACCACGAGGAGCGGGCCGGGGTGATCCCGCTGCCGCCCGGTTCGGTGGGGGACGCGCGGGGCCGTACCAGCTTCCTGGAGACCGACGAGGTGCGGGAGGTGCCGGTGTGGGACTTCCGGCGCCGGGTGGGGGTCGTGGATCCGGTGCTCTGGGACCAGGTGCGCTACCTGGCCGGGTGAGCCGCGGGCCGGGGCCCGGAACCGGCGCCGTGCGGAACGCTGTCACGGCCGGGTCACCCGTACGGTGACCGTCCATTGCGCGATGCCCTGGCAGGCCATGGTGCCGGGCGAGTTCGCGCACAAGCGGCGCGAGGACGTCAGGCGGGCCGTGCCGGGGGCGGTGGCGGTGTAGGCGGCGAGCGCGTCGCCCGGCAGGATCACGATGCCGGCGTCGGCGCCCTTGAGGACGCCACCGCCACCGCTGAGCGTCACGGGTGTCCAGGGGCGGTCCTCGGTGCCGTCCAGGGTGAGCCGCAGATAGCCGCCGACGGTGAGGCAGACGGTGCGGCCGCCGTCGGCGGCGGTGAGGTCGGCGTGGCCGGTGCAGCCGGGCGGGGTCGGCGCGGAGGCGGAGGCCGGCGGGGAGGCCGGGGCGGAGGGCGCGGTGCTCCCGCCGCTCGCGGAGACCGTGGGGGTCGCGGGGGTCCTGGGGTTCGTGGGGGCTGTCGCGGCCGGTGCGGAGGCGGGGGCCGTGGTGCCCGGGGATCCGCCGCCGCCCTTGCCGTCCTGCGGTGTGCCGCAGGACGCGAGGAGCAGGGCCGTCGCCGTCGCGGCGGTGGCGAGGGTGGTGCGGTGGAGCGTCGTACGGCGCATGGGGGCCGCCTTTCTGCTGTCCCGTTCCCGGTGGCCGGTGCCCTGGTGCCGATGTGACGTTTCTCCAGCACATCAGGATCCCCGGCCCCGCGCACGCCGGGACCCCGGCCGGTGGCTCCGGCCGGGGACGCGGTGTGCGGGTCCGTGACCAGCAGGTGTACGGACGCGCGTGACCAGCAGGTGTACGGACGCGTGATCAGCGGTGTGCCGGTGGGTGACCGGCTGTGTGCCGGTGCGTGGCGGGCGGGGCGGTCAGCCGGTCGTCAGGGCCGCGTCGTCGACGACGAAGCTGGTCTGCAGGGAGCCGTCCTCGGCGCCGCTGAACTTCAGCGTGGCGCTGGAGCCCGCCAGCGACGACAGGTCGACGGTCTTCTGCGCGTAGCCGGTGGCCGCGTCCAGGTTGGAGTAGGTGGCCAGGGTCTTGCCGCCCGCGGTCACCGTCAGCTTGTCGTAGGCGGTGGTGCGGGTGGTCTCCGCCGTGTCGACGTGCAGGTAGTAGGTGAGGGTGGCCTTGCAGCCCGCCGGGATCGTCACCGTCTGGGACAGGGTGTCGGTGTGCGTGGTGCCGTAGCCGTCGAGCCATGCCTTGTACGAGCCGCCGTGGGCGGCCTCACCGCTGTCGGTGGTGATGACGCCGCTGGAGGCGGTCCAGGAGGAGCCGCCCGACTCGAAGCCGGGGTTGCCGAGCAGCTGGGCGGCGGTGCAGGTGCCGCCCCCGCCGGTGCCGACGGTCCAGGTGAAGGAGGCGGAGCCGGTGGCGCCGGTGGAGTCCTTCGCGGTGACCGTGACCTGGTAGGTCCCGGCGGTGGAGGCGGTGCCGGTGATCAGGCCGGTGGAGCCGTTGACGGACAGGCCGGCCGGCAGGCCGGTGGCGGTGTAGGTGAGGGCCGCGCCCGCGCTGTCGGTGGCGTGTATCTGGAGGCTGACGGAGCCGCCGACGGTGGTGGACTGGCTGCCGGGGTCGGTGACGGTGACCGTGTTGCCGGTGGAGCCGCCCGCGGTGAAGGCGGCGGTGCCGCTGGGGGTGCCCCAGCCGGTCGGGCCGTCGTAGCCGGCGGCCGCCCGGCAGAAGTAGGCGGTGGAGCAGGAGCCGTTGGAGCCGCTGGTCACGTCGTTCAGGTTGCCGGTGTGGCCGTAGGGATACTTCGCCGGGTAGTCGCCCGCGCCCGGGGTGCCCGCCAGGGCGTAGACGCCGGCGATGATCGGCGCGGAGGCGCTGGTGCCGCCGTAGACGGCCCAGCCGCTGCCGCCGTAGGTGTCGTAGACGGCGACGCCGGTGGCCGGGTCGGCGACCGCGGAGACGTCGGCCTCCATGCGCTTGGCGCAGCCGGTGTCGGTCTGCCAGCTCGGCTTCGGGTCGTAGGCGGAGCAGCCGGAGCCGGTGCCCTCGGTGGAGTTGGTGTTCCAGACCGTCTCGTTCCAGCCGCGGGAGTTGGACGCGGTGGTGAGCGCGGTGCCGCCGACGGCGGTCACGTACTGGGAGGTCGCCGGGTACTCGGCGCCGTAGCCGGAGTCGCCCGAGGAGACGGTGATCGCGACGCCCGGGTGCTTGAAGTACTGGCTGTCCAGGCTGGTCTGCGAGGACTCCTCGTCGCCGCCCCAGCTGTTGGAGACGAACTTGGCGCCGAGCGCGACGGCCTCGTTCTCGGCGGTGCCGAGGTCGGCGTCGGTGGGCGAGTCGGCCTCCACCAGGATGATGTTGCAGTTGGGGCAGACCGCGCTGACCATGTCGATGTCGAGCGCCTCCTCACCGGCCCAGCCGCTGTCGTTGGTCGGCAGGGAGGTGGTGGAGCCGGTCTGGCTGACCTGCTTGAAGCAGCCGTTGGCCTTGGTGCAGGCGGACAGGCCGAACTGCGAGCGGTAGGTGGCCAGGTCGGACTCGGCGTTGGGGTCGTTGTAGGCGTCGACCACCGCGACCGTCAGGCCGGAGCCGCCCGAGGAGGGCAGGTTGTAGGCGCTGTGCAGGTTGGCCGGGGAGAGGCCGGAGGGCGCGGCGGCGAGCGCCGAGGCCAGCCGCTGCTGGATGTCGGTGCGGCGCTGGGCGAAGCAGCTGGCCTCGCCGGGCCGGGCGTCGGCGCACAGCCGGGTCGTGGGGACCTTCTGTCCGGCCGTGCCGGTGCTGTGCAGGACCTGCCGCTCGGGGGCGGTGAGGGCGTGCGCGTTCTGGGCGGCCCTGCCGGTGTCCGGGTGCGCGGCGGCGGGCTGGGCCGCCCCTGCGGTCGGTGCCGCGACGAACCCGGTGACCGTGAGGGCGAGGGCGGGGAAGGCGACGGCGAGGAGTCGGCGCGGACTCCGTCTCCGGCTGCTCGGGCGTGACTCACGCATGGGGGTACTGCCTCCGTTGACGTGGGGATCGCACTGGTCGGGCAGCCCGTGACGCGCGTGGCGGCGGCAGCCGCGCAGTCATGAGCATGACACTCCACACCCTGTACGCCGCGTGATCGTGACATGACAGGGTGCGCCAGGAACGTAGCCCCGGGCCGCCGGGGGACGGCAGTACCGGAGGGATTTCTTTGCCCCTCCATAGGATGAGATTGGCCCCCTCGTGGGAGGGGGCTGGGACGTGCTTGAGACGGGCCGGGCCCGGTCCGGACCGGCCTCACGA
The sequence above is drawn from the Streptomyces sp. SAT1 genome and encodes:
- a CDS encoding MBL fold metallo-hydrolase encodes the protein MKLTVVGCSGSFPSAESACSSYLVEADGFRLLLDMGNGALGELQRHCGLYDLDAIFLSHLHADHCIDMCAYFVARYYRYDGGRCAPLPVHGPEGTEHRLTTAYADTPSASSMSEVFDFHTVKPGTSEIGPFTVHTERVAHPVEAYAIRLEHGGRSLTYSGDTGVSEALDELARDADLFLCEAAFTDGKENIPDLHLNGREAGESATRAGARRLVLTHVPPWTDPQINLADARAVYDGPVELAAPGAVYEI
- a CDS encoding PTS transporter subunit EIIC codes for the protein MSTATAESTAAPAKKRGSGLFQGLQKVGRSLQLPIAVLPAAGILLRLGQSDVHDKFNLPDKVTAVFATAGGAIFDNLPLLFCIGVAIGFAKKSDGSTALAALVGFLVYSNVLKAFPVTEAKVQAGADIAATYNNPGVLGGILMGLLSATLWQRFHRKKLVDWLGFFNGRRLVPIIMAFVGTAMGVLFGLIWKPIGEGISDFGEWITGLGAGGAGLFGLINRGLLPVGMHQFVNTVSWFQIGDFKNAAGDVVHGDLNRFFAGDPTAGQFMSGFFPIMMFGLPAAAIAIAHSAHPDRRKAVMGMMISLALTSFVTGVTEPIEFAFMFIAPLLYVIHAVLTAVSMAVTWALGVHAGFTFSAGFIDYALNWNLATKPWLIIPIGLVFAAIYYVTFRFAITKFNLPTPGREPEEEVEDLTKA
- a CDS encoding type II toxin-antitoxin system PemK/MazF family toxin; its protein translation is MDTSWWLALAAVVLLALVATLVDGWGRGRRPAGRRSRPPARPRGREDRGAPARPRPAEIWWANVPYEDGPGAKDRPCLVLSVHGKRARVAKITSRYHEERAGVIPLPPGSVGDARGRTSFLETDEVREVPVWDFRRRVGVVDPVLWDQVRYLAG
- a CDS encoding putative Ig domain-containing protein; its protein translation is MRESRPSSRRRSPRRLLAVAFPALALTVTGFVAAPTAGAAQPAAAHPDTGRAAQNAHALTAPERQVLHSTGTAGQKVPTTRLCADARPGEASCFAQRRTDIQQRLASALAAAPSGLSPANLHSAYNLPSSGGSGLTVAVVDAYNDPNAESDLATYRSQFGLSACTKANGCFKQVSQTGSTTSLPTNDSGWAGEEALDIDMVSAVCPNCNIILVEADSPTDADLGTAENEAVALGAKFVSNSWGGDEESSQTSLDSQYFKHPGVAITVSSGDSGYGAEYPATSQYVTAVGGTALTTASNSRGWNETVWNTNSTEGTGSGCSAYDPKPSWQTDTGCAKRMEADVSAVADPATGVAVYDTYGGSGWAVYGGTSASAPIIAGVYALAGTPGAGDYPAKYPYGHTGNLNDVTSGSNGSCSTAYFCRAAAGYDGPTGWGTPSGTAAFTAGGSTGNTVTVTDPGSQSTTVGGSVSLQIHATDSAGAALTYTATGLPAGLSVNGSTGLITGTASTAGTYQVTVTAKDSTGATGSASFTWTVGTGGGGTCTAAQLLGNPGFESGGSSWTASSGVITTDSGEAAHGGSYKAWLDGYGTTHTDTLSQTVTIPAGCKATLTYYLHVDTAETTRTTAYDKLTVTAGGKTLATYSNLDAATGYAQKTVDLSSLAGSSATLKFSGAEDGSLQTSFVVDDAALTTG